In the genome of Primulina eburnea isolate SZY01 chromosome 13, ASM2296580v1, whole genome shotgun sequence, the window GGGATTCGGCCCCTCTTCTTGATTTGCATGTCGAAGGTCACATCCAGAACCCTAGTATGGACTATTCGAGAGTGACCCAATGCCAATACTGGGGCGCCTTCATAATCTAAGAGTCGTGTTATGAGAAACGATGCATTCATAGTTGATCGCATGGTGTGTTGTGAATCAGGATTCTGGCAACTGAGACGCTTGGAGCTTATAAATTTGAGGTTTTTGGAGGATTGGGGTAGTGGAGAAAGGTGCAATGGCAAGTCTTACTGTTTTTGGTGATCAAGGACTGCAACAAATTAGCAATGGCCCCTGTTGAATTGATGAATACAAGAATGAATTAAAGATTATATAATTGTATCAATACCTAAAGACTTCGAAGAAACTATTGGGATGACCTTCCAACTAACTAGTGACCATTTTTGGACGTAGCATGATGATAACTGAGGATTGCATAAACCGTTTGAACCAATGTAAGAAACACAACCATGCTTGGAAGTTTCTTAAGCCGTCCCTGCCATTCGGGGCCAGAGTAATCACTGATTTGGAGCTTCACAAAGTAGAGGTGCTTGGTAACAACGTCCTCGCTTCCGAGCCTTCTCAGTATTCTGTGCAACTCATCTCTATTTTGTTGAGTTCCAAGAATAACCCTTTCCTTGGCAAGAAGCTGGACGTCTTTCGGTGTGCGAATAATTTCACTCATAAACTGAATGCAAGCTCTCGTTGATGTTTTTCTATCGAAGGTTGattcatctcataaaattttAAGTCTTGGGGTACGAACTCCGCATCAACTGTGACTTTTATGTGAGGCAAGTAGAGACGAGCGCCGAAAAAGCTTTCTTGAAGTAAATTCCTCTGCTCCCCACGTTTCGACCATCCTTGCAAATTTTCTGTTTGATTTTGATACCTTTCTGTTTCAACTTGGTAGCTTTCAGAATTCTTCTTTGATCATCTACAGCAGCGCTAGTGTTCCACACCCATTGGCTTCCAAATCAAATCATCGTCATCATCTGATTCATCCCGTTCAGGTTTAGGACCGAGAACTAGGTCTCCGATGGCCTGGATCACATCGCAAGGGTGGTGGTGCTTATCTGTGACTACTCTTCTAGAACTAATTGGAGGAAAAAGCAACCATTTTGCACCATTATCCAACGGAAATTGGACCTTTTGATCTCTCCAAGGTTATCATCGTAAGCCTCGTGTGCTTCGTCTTGTATTCCCCTTACTGCAGCCATGTAGGCGCTGATGACTTCCGATTCATTTTCTGGGGTCGTTCCTAGAAGATGCTGCCAGGCCTGCTTCTTGGAGGCCGACTGATCGAATGGAATATCGGTGTCATACAAGGGGCCCAATCTGACGATTGTGGAAGGATTTAACTCTTTTCTTTGAGAAATGGACTCTTCGATCTGCAGCAGGTTTTGGTTCAAATCTTGCAACCTGAGTGCCCGGGGTGATCTTCCAGGCTTTTCTGCCGATGATTTGACCTCATATACTTCCTCCTTATCATCGCCAAAGGATGTAGATTGCTTTAACTGGACCATGAATCTCCAGTTACTTAAGTCATCTCCAACTCATATCCATTATTCTTCATCCTATTTCTTCTAAAATGAAGATTTCTTCCAAAACAGTGGAGATGCTCTTATACAATTCATCTAGAATACTCTATATGTACCAAAATGGTGGCAGCTGCGGAAATGAACTTGGGTGTTGAGAATCTTGATTGGTTGGACTGAGGGGCTAGACTGACGATGGtcggatttattttaattttcctTCAGCTTAATTGGACTGTGCACTGCATCAACAAGAAGCGATCCGTGATATTTTCTTCGTCTTTGTGCGACGCGCTTCTTAAGAAATATTGGTCCGGTCGTTTAATAATATtcattatgaaaatttataatgaattttagcgttgatttttttttttattgaacttGCTTGTAATTAGTTAGAATGATTTCTTCATTAGAGCAACTATTTTGCAAGTTATATAGCTTATTCACCTCGATTTCCTGTCATCTCGTTCAATActgaataaaaaattatttagtgTTCAAACCATGTGGTAGTGCTGCTGTTTTGTTCTTGTATTTAAACTTGAGATATCTATAACACAAGCCATATCAAGTACAATGATAATAATAGACAAATAAAAAGAGCATCCCCAAACCCTGGTCTAGCCATGTAAAAACTAGCTAAATAACCAGACGGGGGAACCTAATACACCATTCCAACTACCTTTGAACACAAAGAATTATTGAAGGAACTGCCCCCTGCAAATGCCAAAAACTTCATTGCaggaaataaaataatatggtGAACTCAGATTTTCGAATTTATAATGAAGACCAATCAATCTCGTACGAAGGGTACTTCTCCAAGTAGGACATTTCCCAGTCGGGTTGCTCCTCCTCCGCAAATCTTTGAAACATCATATCCGATACGGGTGACCCACTGGACTCGTCACTCTCCGCCGCCGCAGCTGCTACCGCCTTCTTTGTCCTGGAACTCTTTGATTTCTTGGTATCAATTTTCTTGCCTTCTGCAAGGCTCTGGCAGATGGATTCCAGCTTGGCGTCGACGCTGGCATGGAGAGCCTGGTACTCCCCTAAATTCCCATCGATATGAGACCCACTGTGGCGAAGATGTGGAAAGTTGAGCTTCGCGAGGTCTCCTCTCAGCTTGTACGCCGCCTTGTCATAAGCCAGCGCCGCCTCCTCCGCTGTGTCGAAGGTACCAAGCCACAACCGCGAACGGTTCTTCGGCAAACGGATCTCCGCCACCCATTTTCCCCAGTGACGTTGCCTCACTCCCCGATAAAGCTTCGTGGGCTTTGAGGGTGTGGCGGCCACTGGGTTCATAGAGACTGGACTTGAGCTCTGGATCATCATATCCTGGGCCTGATATAGACCCGAAGCCATCTGGGCTTGTATTTCCTCCATTTGTGCTTCGCTTATTGGGTTGAGTCCAATAGACGGATAGGGTTCGGCTAGCTCAGTTTGATAATGATGGGCCCCTGACAGCCCATTCTCTGCATAGTCAAGCTGGTCAGAGGGAAAATAAGAATTGTAGGAATAGAAACTGGAGGTGGAATCATAGTAACAGTCGTCATTAGTTAAAGTAGAAGAAGAATAAAAAGAAGAATTAGAAGGAAGATTTGAAGACAGAATTGAGGAAGAACTTTTCATAAAAGGTTCAAGTGCTTCCATCAACTCATCACCCCTAAAGGGCTCTCCTACGGTAGCCGCTGCATTGTTCCAAAAACCCATTGCAGCTGCCATTAAATTAGTTTTTCTCTtctttaatatataaaaatattttcttaaataataaatacaatTGAACTAGACAAAAGAAGACCTGTTTCTTAGGTAAAATTAAAGAACAGGAGGTATTTTACAAACACAAGTAGATAATATGAACAAAGATTGcatttttttcttgaaaaaaaaaaatataaaggaCCCTAACGAATgaatatgaaattttttttttttgggttatttttcttgaatatatGGAGGAATAAAGTGGATTTCGAAATAGACAACCCCTTATATCCCGTGACTAAAGTATAAACCAATCTTGAGGGAACAATTAATAAGCCTCAAACCAAAAGAACAAATATCAATTACTTAAACAAAACAACATATTTTGGGTGATTAAAACGACACAAGACCGATGAAAAAAGCAGATCTCGCTCTGAAAACACCTGGCTTTCTTGAAAATATTGTTTCTAAGTTTGCTTAGAGTTCATTAATCTACAGAATGGAAGAACTAAAAACAAACCCATAAATCAAATCCTTGAAAAACAGATGATTTACAGAAAGGGATCCAAGACGAGGGGCGAATGAGAAGGGGGGGAAATACAGAAGGTGAAGTGTGTGCAAatgagaagaagaagaagaagaaatgctaagtatctctctctctcttttaaCTCACTTTTTGCTTTTTTTCTGCCGTTCGTCCCTTCACCTGCTTCTCGTTTTATAATGGTGACACCCCATTCATTTTCACACTCAACCGCCTCGTAATTAGTGAGATACTAAAATTTAATTGTAaccaagattcaaaattaatctaCCACTTGTATCCACGTCAAagataaattaatataattCCAAATTACTAATAAATAATTCAAAGAATATAGCAATAAAATACGGGAAATTTCCAAGGATTTTAAATCGATAGTACCTAATCGccatattaaattattattataatcaaAAACTTAAACTTTGCTCAAATTTTGCGGTGCGAATTGCAAGAATTTGTCAGGTTGCCTTTAACCAATGAAAGGCCAAAACGTGGCAGTTGCTTCGATCCGCAGGTGTCGTTTGAATGAAATCTTTTGCTTGTCTGTTGACTTCCGGGCCATCGGGTTCACACACACATTGCTGCCTTCCGATGTTGCTTCTCTTGtcgttttcaaaaaaaaattattattattttttccccCGAGAAAACTTTGGAATCTCGTTCCCTTCAGGAATTTCGTAAAATTATTCAAACTCATAATCAAAAcataattacaaaaaaaaaattattattgagTTTCCAAAGTATAAAATTTCCTGCTTAGGGATTAAGATACCGTTTAGTTCAACGTtacattaaaaattattattttcgtAGTAGATTAAATTAccattattatattaaaaaatatttattatatgagaTCAAACATATATAGTTTGTATCTAAAATGAGGACAAATAAAAGCACCGATAAACAAAAGTTACTCTTAATATACCAAATTAAAGACAACTCAAGCAGATAAATCTTACAGAAGGCAACATTAATTTC includes:
- the LOC140809985 gene encoding ethylene-responsive transcription factor RAP2-13-like codes for the protein MAAAMGFWNNAAATVGEPFRGDELMEALEPFMKSSSSILSSNLPSNSSFYSSSTLTNDDCYYDSTSSFYSYNSYFPSDQLDYAENGLSGAHHYQTELAEPYPSIGLNPISEAQMEEIQAQMASGLYQAQDMMIQSSSPVSMNPVAATPSKPTKLYRGVRQRHWGKWVAEIRLPKNRSRLWLGTFDTAEEAALAYDKAAYKLRGDLAKLNFPHLRHSGSHIDGNLGEYQALHASVDAKLESICQSLAEGKKIDTKKSKSSRTKKAVAAAAAESDESSGSPVSDMMFQRFAEEEQPDWEMSYLEKYPSYEIDWSSL